Proteins encoded by one window of Polyodon spathula isolate WHYD16114869_AA chromosome 16, ASM1765450v1, whole genome shotgun sequence:
- the LOC121328440 gene encoding uncharacterized protein C3orf18 homolog, which translates to MSLTTAEANFSNPPTAVYFLSTTVAGEGRDNSSTRTAPVTLATNETSFNSTKLPEVADSSSGMGMVLLPFGIITVIGLAVAMVLYIRKRNRLEKLRHQLMPMYNFDPAEEQNELEQELLEHGREGAVPAPHSKILMPSQATLQRPSRLVFTDVVNAINA; encoded by the exons ATGTCTTTGACAACGGCAGAAGCCAACTTCTCGAACCCTCCCACGGCTGTTTATTTCCTCAGCACCACTGTGGCGGGAGAGGGGCGGGACAACAGCAGCACAAGGACCGCCCCTGTTACCCTGGCAACCAATGAGACCAGTTTTAATTCCACCAAGCTGCCAGAGGTGGCTGACAGCTCCTCTGGAATGGGCATGGTGCTTCTTCCCTTTGGCATCATAACCGTCATTGGCTTGGCAGTGGCAATG GTTTTGTACATCAGGAAGCGAAATAG GCTGGAGAAGCTGCGTCACCAGCTGATGCCCATGTACAACTTCGACCCAGCGGAGGAGCAGAACGAGCTGGAGCAGGAGCTGCTGGAGCACGGGAGAGAGGGAGCCGTGCCAGCCCCGCACAGCAAG atCCTGATGCCCAGCCAGGCGACCCTACAAAGACCCAGCCGACTTGTCTTCACCGATGTCGTCAACGCCATCAACGCGTGA